One window of the Staphylococcus equorum genome contains the following:
- a CDS encoding PolC-type DNA polymerase III, whose product MAMTNQEKFKILADQIKITNHLEPEILEQSELTRVDVKTTDRTWVFQITLPHFLSIEDYLLFTGAITEEFKSIANVECNITINNKSNQDEYAIKYFNHCIDQTQLSPKVKGQLKQKRLIMSGDVLKVTCQNDIERDHFDKACNGSLVKAFQQCGFDISKIVFETDSVGNEDDLASLEAHIQEEDEKSAREATEKLEKMKAEKAKQQDNNESSVTKCQIGKPIPIDNIKPIDSIIEEEFKVAVEGVIFDINLKELKSGRHIVELKVTDYTDSLVLKMFTRKNKDDLDNFKALSVGKWVRAQGRIEEDSFVRDLVMMMSDIEEIKKATKQDKSEEKRVEFHLHTAMSQMDGIPNISAYVDQAAKWGHKAIAVTDHNGVQAFPDAHAAAEKNGIKMIYGMEGMLVDDGVPIAYKPMDRDLKTATYVVFDVETTGLSNQYDKIIELAAVKVKDGEIIDKFERFSNPHERLSDVIINLTHITDDMLVDAPEIEEVLTEFKAWVGDAIFVAHNASFDMGFIDTGYEHVGIGASTNAVIDTLELSRTINTEYGKHGLNFLAKKYGVELTQHHRAIYDTEATAYMFIKMLKQLEELDVHNHQDINTSLSNEDAYKRARPNHVTLIVQNQQGLKNLFKIVSASLVQYYYRTPRIPRSLLDEYREGILVGSACDEGEVFTAVMQKDQSQVERIAQYYDFIEIQPPALYQGLIDRELIRDNETLYEIYNRLIRAGEVNDIPVIATGNAHYLNEHDSIARKILIAAQPGNPLNRSTLPKAHFRTTDEMLDELHFLGEEKAYELVIKNTNELADRIERVVPIKDELYTPRMEGANEEIREMSYSNAKDLYGDDLPQIVIDRLEKELESIIGNGFSVIYLISQRLVKKSLNDGYLVGSRGSVGSSFVATMTEITEVNPLPPHYICPKCKTSEFFDDGSVGSGFDLADKKCETCGSDLIKEGQDIPFETFLGFKGDKVPDIDLNFSGEYQPNAHNYTKELFGDDKVFRAGTIGTVAEKTAFGYVKGYLNDQGIHKRGAEVDRLVKGCTGVKRTSGQHPGGIIVVPDYMDIYDFTPVQFPADDQSSSWMTTHFDFHSIHDNVLKLDILGHDDPTMIRMLQDLSGIDPKTIPVDDKETMGIFSSPEPLGVTQEEILCKTGTFGVPEFGTGFVRQMLEDTKPTTFSELVRISGLSHGTDVWLGNAQDLIRSGKCDLASVICCRDDIMVYLMYNGLEPSLAFKTMEFVRKGKGLTDDMVEAMVDNEVPDWYLDSCRKIKYMFPKAHAAAYVLMAVRIAYFKVHYPLYYYASYFTVRASDFDLITMIKDKESIRNTVNDMYSRYMDLAKKEKDTLTVLEIMNEMAQRGFRMQPISLEKSKSFEFIIEGDTLIPPFISVPGLGENVAQRIVEAREEGPFLSKEDLNKKAGLSQKVIEYLDELGSLPNLPDKAQLSIFDM is encoded by the coding sequence ATGGCAATGACAAATCAGGAAAAATTTAAAATCCTAGCTGACCAAATTAAAATAACAAACCATTTGGAACCAGAAATTTTGGAACAAAGTGAACTAACGCGTGTGGATGTTAAGACAACAGATCGTACATGGGTGTTTCAAATCACATTACCACACTTTCTATCAATAGAAGATTATTTGCTTTTTACAGGTGCAATTACAGAAGAGTTTAAATCAATTGCAAATGTAGAATGTAATATTACGATAAATAATAAATCAAACCAAGATGAATATGCGATAAAGTATTTTAATCATTGTATTGATCAAACACAACTTTCACCTAAAGTAAAAGGACAATTAAAGCAAAAACGCTTAATTATGTCGGGAGATGTGCTAAAAGTAACTTGTCAAAATGATATCGAGAGAGATCATTTTGATAAAGCCTGTAATGGTAGCTTAGTTAAAGCATTTCAACAGTGTGGATTCGATATTAGTAAGATAGTTTTTGAAACGGATAGCGTTGGAAACGAAGATGATTTAGCATCATTAGAAGCACATATTCAAGAAGAAGATGAAAAGAGTGCACGTGAAGCTACTGAAAAATTAGAAAAAATGAAAGCCGAGAAGGCAAAACAACAAGATAATAATGAAAGTTCGGTAACTAAGTGTCAAATTGGTAAACCAATCCCAATTGATAATATTAAACCTATAGATTCTATTATTGAAGAAGAATTCAAAGTAGCAGTTGAAGGTGTTATTTTTGATATTAACTTAAAAGAGTTGAAGAGTGGGCGACACATTGTAGAGTTGAAGGTAACTGACTATACAGATTCGCTCGTATTAAAAATGTTCACTCGTAAAAACAAAGATGATTTAGATAACTTTAAGGCATTGAGCGTCGGTAAATGGGTTCGCGCACAAGGACGCATAGAAGAAGATTCATTTGTTCGTGATTTAGTGATGATGATGTCAGATATTGAAGAAATTAAAAAAGCTACGAAACAAGATAAATCTGAAGAAAAACGAGTAGAATTCCATTTGCATACGGCAATGAGTCAAATGGATGGCATACCTAATATTTCAGCGTACGTAGATCAAGCAGCAAAGTGGGGTCATAAAGCTATTGCAGTGACTGACCATAATGGTGTACAAGCCTTTCCAGACGCACATGCGGCAGCTGAAAAAAATGGTATTAAAATGATTTACGGAATGGAAGGTATGTTGGTTGACGATGGTGTACCTATTGCATACAAACCTATGGACCGTGATTTGAAAACCGCAACATATGTTGTATTCGACGTTGAAACGACCGGTTTATCCAATCAATACGATAAAATTATCGAGCTCGCTGCAGTCAAAGTTAAAGACGGGGAAATCATTGATAAGTTTGAACGTTTTAGTAATCCACATGAACGTTTATCCGATGTTATTATTAATTTGACACATATTACGGATGATATGTTAGTTGATGCTCCAGAGATAGAAGAAGTTCTTACTGAGTTTAAAGCATGGGTAGGGGACGCTATTTTCGTTGCTCATAACGCATCCTTTGATATGGGCTTTATAGATACTGGATATGAACATGTCGGTATTGGTGCGTCTACAAACGCTGTAATAGATACACTTGAATTATCAAGAACAATCAATACTGAATACGGTAAACATGGATTGAACTTCTTAGCCAAAAAATACGGCGTAGAGTTAACACAACACCATAGAGCAATTTATGATACGGAAGCAACAGCTTATATGTTTATTAAAATGCTTAAACAATTAGAAGAACTTGACGTTCATAATCACCAAGATATTAATACATCGTTATCAAATGAAGATGCATACAAACGTGCACGTCCGAATCACGTCACGCTTATTGTTCAAAATCAACAAGGTCTTAAAAACTTATTCAAGATTGTAAGTGCGTCCTTAGTCCAATATTATTATAGAACACCTAGAATTCCACGTTCATTATTAGATGAATATCGTGAAGGTATTCTCGTTGGTTCTGCATGTGACGAAGGAGAAGTATTTACTGCAGTAATGCAAAAAGATCAGTCTCAAGTTGAACGTATAGCTCAATACTATGATTTCATAGAAATTCAACCGCCTGCTTTATACCAAGGCTTAATTGATAGAGAACTGATACGTGATAATGAAACATTATATGAAATATATAATCGTTTAATTCGTGCGGGTGAAGTCAACGATATTCCCGTTATAGCTACAGGAAATGCACACTATTTGAATGAACATGATTCGATTGCGCGTAAAATATTGATTGCTGCACAACCTGGTAATCCATTAAACCGTTCTACATTGCCAAAGGCGCATTTTAGAACTACAGACGAAATGTTAGACGAATTGCACTTCTTGGGTGAAGAAAAAGCCTATGAACTTGTCATTAAGAATACTAATGAGCTAGCAGATCGTATAGAGCGTGTTGTTCCAATTAAAGATGAGCTATATACACCAAGAATGGAAGGCGCAAATGAAGAAATTCGAGAAATGAGCTATTCTAATGCAAAAGACCTCTACGGTGATGATTTACCACAAATTGTAATTGATCGTCTTGAAAAAGAATTAGAGAGTATTATAGGTAATGGCTTCTCTGTTATATACCTCATTTCACAACGACTTGTTAAAAAATCTTTAAATGACGGATATCTCGTTGGTTCACGTGGTTCTGTAGGATCAAGTTTTGTAGCAACTATGACAGAAATCACAGAAGTTAATCCATTGCCACCACATTACATTTGTCCAAAATGTAAAACGAGTGAATTCTTTGATGATGGCTCTGTTGGCTCTGGTTTTGATTTAGCAGATAAAAAATGTGAAACTTGTGGCAGCGACCTTATTAAAGAAGGTCAAGATATTCCTTTCGAAACATTCTTAGGCTTTAAAGGCGATAAGGTACCAGATATTGACTTGAACTTTAGTGGAGAATATCAACCGAATGCACATAATTATACAAAAGAATTATTTGGTGATGATAAAGTATTCCGTGCTGGAACAATTGGTACAGTCGCAGAGAAAACAGCTTTTGGTTATGTGAAGGGTTATTTAAATGACCAAGGTATCCATAAACGTGGCGCAGAAGTAGATAGACTTGTTAAAGGTTGTACAGGCGTTAAACGTACATCTGGACAACATCCAGGTGGTATTATTGTAGTACCTGATTATATGGATATATATGATTTCACACCTGTACAGTTCCCAGCGGACGATCAGTCTTCATCTTGGATGACAACGCATTTTGATTTCCACTCCATACATGATAACGTTCTAAAGTTAGATATACTTGGACACGATGATCCAACAATGATTCGCATGTTACAAGACTTATCAGGAATAGATCCCAAAACAATTCCAGTGGATGATAAAGAAACGATGGGCATCTTTAGTTCGCCTGAACCTTTAGGTGTTACACAAGAGGAAATTTTATGTAAAACTGGCACGTTTGGTGTACCAGAATTTGGTACTGGCTTTGTTAGACAAATGTTAGAAGACACAAAACCAACAACATTTTCAGAACTTGTTAGAATATCAGGATTATCACATGGTACAGATGTATGGTTAGGGAACGCTCAAGATTTAATACGTTCAGGTAAATGTGATTTAGCGAGTGTAATATGTTGTCGTGATGATATTATGGTTTATTTAATGTATAATGGTTTAGAGCCGTCACTTGCCTTTAAGACAATGGAATTTGTGCGTAAAGGTAAAGGGTTGACTGACGATATGGTCGAAGCAATGGTAGACAATGAAGTACCTGATTGGTATTTAGATTCATGTAGAAAAATAAAATACATGTTCCCTAAAGCCCATGCCGCAGCTTATGTGTTAATGGCGGTAAGAATTGCTTACTTTAAAGTACATTATCCACTATATTATTATGCAAGTTATTTCACAGTACGCGCATCTGACTTTGATTTAATTACAATGATTAAAGATAAAGAAAGTATTCGTAATACTGTTAATGATATGTACTCACGTTATATGGATTTAGCTAAAAAAGAAAAAGATACTTTAACAGTGCTTGAAATAATGAATGAAATGGCACAACGTGGTTTCCGTATGCAGCCAATCAGTTTAGAAAAAAGTAAATCATTTGAATTTATTATTGAAGGCGATACTTTGATTCCACCATTTATATCTGTTCCAGGTTTAGGTGAAAACGTTGCACAAAGAATTGTAGAAGCTCGTGAAGAAGGTCCATTTTTATCTAAAGAAGATTTAAATAAAAAAGCTGGATTATCACAAAAAGTAATAGAATACTTAGATGAATTAGGTTCTTTACCTAATTTACCTGATAAAGCGCAATTATCAATTTTTGATATGTAA
- a CDS encoding proline--tRNA ligase, with product MKQSKVFIPTMKEVPAGAEALSHRLLLKAGLIKQSTSGIYSYLPIAARVLNNIEAIVREEMERIDAVEILMPALQPSELWEESGRWSAYGPELMRLQDRNGRQFALGPTHEEVVTSIVRDELKSYKQLPMTLFQIQSKFRDEKRPRFGLLRGREFIMKDAYSFHADEASLDEAYEDMYHAYGRIFNRVGINARPVVADSGAIGGSHTHEFMALSEIGEDTIVYSEQSDYAANIEKAEVVYHPNKKHEDVQPLTKIETPNVHTAQDLATFLNKPLDEITKSMIFNVDGEFILVLVRGHHEINDIKLKAYFGTDNVELATEDEIINILGAKPGSLGPVFDKDIKIYADNFIQDLNNIVVGANEDGYHLLNANVDRDFEVEAYGDFRFILEGELLADSSDKAHFAEGIEVGQVFKLGTKYSESMNATFLNDQGRAQPLLMGCYGIGISRTLSAIVEQNNDENGIIWPKSVTPFELHLITINPKKDDQRELADQLYTQLKENYDVLYDDRKERAGVKFNDADLIGLPIRIVVGKNAAEGIVEVKRRDTGDSEDVHIDNLINYVNELYTNL from the coding sequence ATGAAACAATCAAAAGTATTTATACCAACTATGAAAGAAGTGCCAGCTGGTGCTGAGGCATTAAGCCATCGACTATTATTAAAAGCAGGCTTAATCAAACAAAGTACAAGTGGAATTTACAGTTACTTACCAATTGCAGCGAGAGTATTAAATAATATTGAAGCTATCGTACGCGAAGAGATGGAGCGTATTGATGCGGTTGAAATATTAATGCCAGCATTGCAACCATCAGAATTATGGGAAGAATCAGGACGTTGGAGTGCATATGGTCCAGAACTTATGCGTTTACAAGATCGTAATGGCCGTCAATTTGCGCTTGGACCAACACATGAAGAAGTTGTGACTTCAATTGTTCGTGATGAATTGAAATCATATAAACAACTGCCAATGACACTTTTCCAAATACAATCTAAATTTAGAGATGAAAAGCGTCCACGTTTCGGTCTATTACGTGGTAGAGAATTTATAATGAAAGATGCTTATTCTTTTCATGCTGATGAAGCGTCACTAGATGAAGCATATGAAGATATGTACCATGCATATGGTCGCATCTTTAATCGTGTAGGTATTAACGCGAGACCTGTTGTTGCTGATTCAGGTGCAATTGGTGGTAGTCATACACATGAATTTATGGCGTTAAGCGAAATCGGTGAAGACACGATTGTGTACAGTGAGCAAAGTGATTACGCTGCAAATATTGAAAAAGCTGAAGTGGTTTACCATCCTAATAAAAAACATGAAGATGTACAACCGTTAACAAAAATTGAAACGCCAAATGTGCATACAGCACAAGATCTTGCGACATTTTTAAACAAACCATTAGACGAAATTACTAAATCTATGATATTTAATGTCGATGGTGAATTTATATTAGTATTAGTTCGAGGTCACCATGAAATTAATGATATTAAATTAAAAGCTTATTTTGGTACTGACAATGTGGAGTTAGCAACTGAAGATGAAATTATTAATATTTTAGGTGCAAAACCAGGTTCACTGGGTCCAGTTTTCGATAAAGACATTAAAATTTATGCAGATAATTTCATTCAAGATTTGAATAATATCGTCGTTGGTGCGAATGAAGATGGATATCACTTGTTAAACGCAAATGTCGATCGTGACTTTGAAGTAGAAGCCTATGGAGATTTTAGATTCATTTTAGAAGGTGAATTATTAGCAGATAGCTCAGACAAAGCGCACTTTGCAGAAGGTATTGAAGTAGGCCAAGTCTTTAAACTTGGAACAAAATACTCTGAATCAATGAACGCTACGTTCTTAAATGACCAAGGTAGAGCACAACCATTATTAATGGGATGTTATGGCATTGGTATTTCAAGAACATTAAGTGCAATCGTTGAACAAAATAACGATGAAAATGGTATTATTTGGCCAAAATCAGTCACACCATTTGAATTACATTTAATCACAATCAATCCTAAAAAAGATGACCAACGTGAATTAGCGGATCAATTATATACGCAATTAAAAGAAAATTATGATGTACTTTATGATGACCGTAAAGAACGTGCTGGTGTGAAATTTAATGATGCTGATTTAATCGGTTTACCAATACGTATTGTCGTAGGCAAAAATGCTGCAGAAGGCATTGTAGAAGTTAAACGTCGCGATACTGGTGACAGTGAAGATGTGCATATCGATAATTTAATCAATTATGTAAATGAATTATATACAAATTTATAA
- the rseP gene encoding RIP metalloprotease RseP, translating to MSFLVTIISFIIVFGVLVTVHEYGHMFFAKRAGIMCPEFAIGMGPKIFSFRKNETLYTIRLLPVGGYVRMAGDGLEEPPVQPGMHVKIKLNDKDEITHIILDDQHKFQQIEAIEVKQCDFKDGLFIEGVTSYNQERQRYAIAKTSYFVENGSLIQIAPRDRQFTYKKPYQKFLTLFAGPLFNFLLTLVLFIGLAYYQGTATNSVDEVVKDSPAEQAGLKSGDTIVKVGNHNIDGKDDIDKAVKEIKDNKTKLVVERNGNKQTFDIKPKKVEQKVTKTHSETKYLLGYSAATEHTIFKPIAAGVEQTLSAGKIIFTAIVSMIASIFTGEFSFDMLNGPVGIYHTVDSVVKTGIINLISWTALLSVNLGLMNLLPVPALDGGRILFVIYEAIFRKPVNKKAETTIIAIGAVFVLIVMVLVTWNDIQRYFL from the coding sequence GTGAGTTTTCTAGTAACAATTATTTCATTTATAATCGTTTTTGGTGTCCTTGTCACAGTTCATGAGTATGGACATATGTTTTTTGCAAAACGCGCAGGCATTATGTGTCCGGAATTTGCAATTGGTATGGGACCTAAAATATTTAGTTTCAGAAAGAATGAAACGTTATATACGATTCGATTATTACCTGTCGGAGGTTACGTACGCATGGCTGGTGATGGTTTAGAAGAACCACCAGTTCAACCAGGTATGCATGTAAAAATAAAATTAAATGACAAAGATGAAATTACGCACATCATTTTAGATGATCAACACAAATTTCAACAAATTGAAGCAATAGAAGTAAAACAATGTGATTTTAAAGATGGCTTATTCATTGAAGGGGTAACATCATATAATCAAGAAAGACAACGCTATGCAATAGCTAAAACGTCTTACTTTGTAGAGAATGGTAGTTTAATTCAAATTGCACCTAGAGATCGTCAATTCACGTATAAAAAGCCTTATCAAAAATTCTTAACTTTATTCGCAGGACCATTGTTTAATTTCTTACTTACATTAGTATTATTTATTGGTCTAGCATATTATCAAGGTACAGCAACAAATTCAGTTGATGAAGTTGTTAAAGATTCACCTGCTGAACAAGCAGGTCTTAAATCTGGTGACACGATTGTTAAAGTAGGAAACCATAATATTGATGGTAAAGATGATATTGATAAAGCAGTAAAAGAAATTAAAGATAACAAGACAAAATTAGTCGTCGAACGTAATGGCAACAAGCAAACATTTGATATTAAACCTAAAAAGGTTGAACAAAAAGTAACGAAAACACACTCAGAAACAAAATATTTATTAGGTTATAGTGCAGCGACTGAACACACTATTTTCAAACCAATTGCAGCGGGTGTGGAACAAACACTTAGTGCAGGTAAAATTATTTTCACTGCAATTGTAAGTATGATTGCAAGCATTTTCACTGGAGAATTCTCATTTGATATGTTGAATGGTCCAGTAGGTATATATCATACTGTCGACTCTGTCGTTAAAACTGGTATAATTAACTTGATTTCATGGACTGCTTTGCTAAGCGTTAACTTAGGATTAATGAATTTACTACCAGTACCAGCGTTAGATGGTGGACGAATTTTATTTGTCATTTATGAAGCAATCTTTAGAAAACCAGTAAATAAAAAAGCAGAAACTACAATTATCGCCATTGGTGCCGTATTTGTATTAATCGTTATGGTATTAGTGACTTGGAACGATATTCAGCGTTATTTCTTATAA
- a CDS encoding phosphatidate cytidylyltransferase, whose translation MKVRTLTAIIGLIIFLPVLLKGGVILMLFSYLLAFIALKELLNMNMIKFLSVPGIISALGILIIMLPQGAGNWVNDLQLKSLIAMSFILLSYTVLSKNRFSFMDAAFCLMTIAYVGIGFMYLYETRSEGLHYILFAFLIVWSTDTGAYIFGRLMGKHKLWPVISPNKTIEGFVGGLICSLIIPLVMIMFVDFNIATWILLIVTIILSMFGQLGDLVESGFKRHFGVKDSGRILPGHGGILDRFDSFMFVLPLLNILLIQA comes from the coding sequence ATGAAAGTTAGAACTTTGACGGCAATCATAGGACTTATCATTTTCCTCCCGGTCTTACTAAAGGGCGGAGTTATATTAATGCTGTTTTCGTATTTATTAGCGTTCATAGCATTGAAAGAATTGCTGAATATGAATATGATTAAGTTTTTATCGGTGCCAGGTATCATAAGTGCGTTAGGAATTTTAATTATTATGTTACCTCAAGGTGCGGGTAACTGGGTTAATGATTTACAATTAAAGTCATTAATAGCAATGAGTTTTATTTTATTAAGTTATACAGTGCTTTCTAAAAATAGATTTAGTTTTATGGACGCTGCATTTTGTTTAATGACGATTGCGTATGTTGGTATTGGTTTCATGTATCTTTATGAAACACGATCTGAAGGCTTACACTACATACTATTTGCATTTCTAATCGTATGGTCAACAGATACAGGGGCATATATTTTTGGTCGTTTAATGGGCAAACATAAATTATGGCCTGTGATTAGTCCTAATAAAACAATAGAAGGTTTTGTTGGTGGATTGATTTGTAGTTTAATTATTCCACTTGTTATGATTATGTTTGTAGACTTTAATATTGCAACGTGGATATTATTAATTGTTACGATCATTTTAAGTATGTTTGGACAACTTGGTGACCTTGTTGAATCAGGTTTCAAACGCCATTTTGGTGTGAAAGACTCTGGTCGAATTTTGCCTGGTCATGGTGGTATTTTAGATCGCTTTGACAGTTTTATGTTTGTATTGCCACTATTAAACATCTTGTTAATACAAGCTTAA
- a CDS encoding isoprenyl transferase, translating to MFKKLKKKKENQYKQSDIDLEVHNIPEHVAIIMDGNGRWAKQRKLPRIKGHYQGMQTVKKITKAASDLGIKYLTLYTFSTENWTRPKNEVNYIMNLPVNFLRTFLPELIENNVKVETIGFIEHLPTSTLKAIDKAKEETKNNTGLKLVFAINYGGRAEIVHSVKSIYDKLTAEGLTSEAITEEMINEHLMTHCYPDPDLLIRTSGEQRISNFLIWQVSYSEFLFNEKLWPDFDKEELINCIKIYQSRQRRFGGL from the coding sequence ATGTTTAAAAAGTTAAAAAAGAAGAAAGAAAATCAGTATAAGCAATCCGATATAGATTTGGAAGTACATAATATACCCGAACATGTTGCTATAATTATGGATGGTAATGGTCGTTGGGCTAAACAAAGAAAATTGCCTAGAATAAAAGGTCACTACCAAGGTATGCAAACTGTTAAAAAAATTACTAAAGCAGCTAGTGATTTAGGAATTAAATATTTAACATTGTATACTTTCTCTACAGAAAATTGGACAAGACCTAAAAATGAAGTGAATTACATCATGAACTTGCCAGTTAACTTTTTAAGAACATTTCTACCAGAGTTGATAGAAAATAATGTTAAAGTAGAGACGATTGGTTTTATTGAGCATTTACCAACATCTACACTTAAAGCGATAGATAAAGCAAAAGAAGAAACAAAAAATAATACGGGCTTAAAATTGGTCTTTGCTATAAATTATGGCGGACGAGCCGAAATTGTCCACAGTGTGAAATCAATTTACGACAAATTGACTGCTGAAGGTTTAACAAGTGAAGCAATCACTGAAGAAATGATTAATGAGCATTTAATGACTCATTGCTACCCTGACCCAGATCTTTTGATTAGAACATCAGGAGAGCAACGTATTAGTAATTTCCTAATCTGGCAAGTATCTTACAGTGAATTTTTATTTAATGAAAAATTATGGCCAGATTTTGATAAAGAAGAATTAATAAACTGTATTAAAATTTATCAATCTCGTCAAAGGCGTTTTGGGGGATTATAA
- the frr gene encoding ribosome recycling factor: MSDIINDTKSKMQKSVDNLSRELANISAGRANSNLLNGVNVDYYGAPTPVQQLASINVPEARLLVIAPYDKSSVGNIEKAINAANLGVNPSSDGEVIRIVIPALTEDRRKELVKEVKKIGEDAKVAVRNVRRDSNDVLKKQEKNGDITEDDLRSQTDDVQKLTDNSIKEIDKLLEEKEKDIMSV; encoded by the coding sequence ATGAGCGACATTATTAATGATACGAAATCAAAAATGCAAAAATCTGTTGATAATCTTTCAAGAGAATTAGCTAATATTAGTGCCGGAAGAGCCAACTCCAATTTATTAAATGGCGTAAATGTTGATTATTATGGTGCTCCAACACCAGTTCAACAACTTGCTAGTATCAATGTGCCAGAAGCACGTTTATTAGTAATTGCACCATATGATAAATCATCTGTCGGTAATATTGAAAAAGCAATCAATGCTGCTAACTTAGGTGTGAATCCTTCAAGTGACGGAGAAGTTATACGTATTGTTATTCCAGCATTAACTGAAGACCGCCGTAAAGAGCTTGTAAAAGAAGTTAAGAAAATTGGCGAAGATGCGAAAGTAGCAGTTAGAAATGTTCGTCGTGATTCAAATGATGTACTTAAAAAACAAGAAAAAAATGGCGATATCACTGAAGATGATTTAAGATCACAAACAGATGATGTACAAAAATTAACTGACAACTCAATTAAAGAAATTGATAAATTATTAGAAGAAAAAGAAAAAGATATAATGTCAGTATAA
- the pyrH gene encoding UMP kinase, translating to MAQTSKYDRVVLKLSGEALAGNDGFGINPITIKSVAEQVAEVAKMDCEIAVIVGGGNIWRGKTGSDLGMDRGTADYMGMLATVMNALALQDSLEQLECDTRVLTSIEMKQVAEPYIRRRAIRHLEKKRVVIFAAGIGNPYFSTDTTAALRAAEVEADVILMGKNNVDGVYSADPKVDPNAIKYEHLTHIQMLQDGLQVMDSTASSFCMDNNIPLNVFSITEEGNIKRAVMGEKIGTIITK from the coding sequence ATGGCTCAAACTTCTAAATACGATCGTGTTGTTTTAAAATTAAGTGGCGAAGCACTAGCAGGTAACGATGGATTTGGAATTAATCCAATTACGATTAAAAGTGTGGCTGAACAAGTAGCCGAAGTTGCAAAGATGGATTGCGAAATTGCAGTTATCGTTGGCGGAGGTAATATTTGGAGAGGTAAAACGGGTAGTGACCTAGGCATGGATCGTGGTACTGCTGATTATATGGGTATGTTAGCTACAGTAATGAATGCTTTAGCGCTACAAGATAGCCTTGAACAATTAGAATGTGACACACGCGTTTTAACTTCAATTGAAATGAAACAAGTTGCAGAACCATACATTCGTCGTCGTGCAATTAGACACTTAGAGAAAAAACGTGTAGTTATTTTTGCAGCGGGTATTGGTAATCCATACTTCTCAACTGATACTACAGCAGCTCTACGTGCGGCTGAAGTTGAAGCCGATGTTATCTTAATGGGTAAAAATAATGTTGATGGCGTTTACTCTGCTGATCCAAAAGTAGACCCTAATGCTATTAAGTATGAACATCTTACTCATATTCAAATGTTACAAGATGGTTTACAAGTAATGGATTCAACAGCGTCTTCATTCTGTATGGATAATAACATTCCGTTGAATGTATTCTCAATTACTGAAGAAGGTAATATTAAACGTGCAGTAATGGGTGAAAAAATAGGAACAATAATAACAAAATAA